One Phaseolus vulgaris cultivar G19833 chromosome 4, P. vulgaris v2.0, whole genome shotgun sequence DNA window includes the following coding sequences:
- the LOC137838813 gene encoding uncharacterized protein — protein MADKLRFPPKSDRNLGSRNETWCEFHKGFGYDVEHCITLGYQLADLVKDGFFKEYLEGSQEGSKEESATTNQGHEVLVHGELNTISGGGCSASKRKKYAREVMAIEARRSNQPVEPDLWFTSADLSGVIPHEDDPIVISVVTVGRRVHRVLIDTGSSVDVMFWITFNNLQLSPNQLRPYDGCLFGFAAD, from the coding sequence ATGGCGGATAAATTGAGATTCCCTCCAAAATCTGACAGGAACTTAGGGTCGCGGAATGAGacctggtgcgagtttcacaaGGGGTTTGGGTATGACGTGGAGCATTGTATAACTCTGGGCTATCAATTAGCAGACCTGGTAAAGGATGGATTCTTTAAGGAATATCTAGAAGGGAGCCAGGAGGGGTCGAAAGAAGAGAGTGCTACAACGAACCAAGGGCATGAGGTACTAGTCCATGGCGAGCTGAACACCATCTCGGGAGGAGGATGCTCCGCCTCCAAGCGTAAGAAGTACGCAAGAGAGGTGATGGCAATAGAAGCAAGGAGGTCTAACCAGCCGGTAGAGCCCGACCTCTGGTTTACAAGTGCTGACTTGAGTGGTGTGATCCCACATGAGGATGATCCAATAGTGATATCCGTGGTCACTGTGGGAAGAAGAGTACATCGAGTTCTCATCGACACGGGGAGCTCAGTTGATGTGATGTTCTGGATAACGTTTAATAACTTGCAGTTGTCGCCTAACCAGTTAAGGCCTTACGACGGTTGTCTGTTTGGATTTGCTGCAGATTAG